tttttactatattcCTATTTAATATGTACAATAACTCTTATTTACTTATGtttttcaataaataacaataaatattaGTTTATTAGTGGGTCTTAAATAAAAGtgatataagaaaaataattttaagatttattatttattaaaatggaCAAAAAGTTTGgggtaaaaattataaaaaaagtggACAATTTTATTAGGAGTTACGGCGGAAGgcataatttatttgaaaaaaaaaaatcaattaatttaaaatagaagtgagatattttaaaagaaaaatatattatctaTATATCTCAAAGATTTAATGCTATAAATCTCAAGTAACCTATTATATACAGCCACTACAGTTTGATCATTGATGACTTTTGTTTAAGGCAACTATGTGTCATGATTTAAATCAACAACTTGGAGGAGAAAATCAAGTTAAAGAGGTTAAATCAAATCTTTTAGCTAGCCTTCTCATTCCTAGCTGTTGATAAAATTATCTTGGAAAATTTGAATCGGTTGATGCAAATCCAATGGCTAGCTCGTTGCTTAGTCATCACACCTTAAGCAAATCCAACCAATCAGCAATTCTTCCTTATCACTTTATACTATAGTACTCAGATTATGACCACAACACAACTCAATTTGGTcgagaaaaatatatttttgatggGCTATATTATATGTACCTGAGGTCTGGGAACTCAGGTTTATACAAATGGGACcctttaacattttatttttacaaatcaGGACAGCCGCCTGCCTTCATCCTACCAGCTGCCTAAATTCAATAAGGAAGATGCCGCCATAATGTTTTCCTTTCTTTAAATAATGCTTGCATGTGACATATTTCGTATGAAGAATCCCATAATACAATAACTTTTCATAATTTAGATTGTCCAATTGCATATATGATATCTTAGGGTGTGGAAATGAGTCATTACGCGCAAACTAACATGTAAAAATAACGGATTAAAATTATACGTGTTAACATTATAAACAAATCGATTTATTTATCACACAGCTTAAAACGTGTAGTGTCCCGATTGAAATACAGACCTATTCGATTTGTTAATAATACAGCGTAAAATGTATCTTGTTGTGTTATGCTAATTTGACTTAATACAATATcaattaatatatcaaatttaaattggtcttatttatattcaattcatttaaataaacaaattaaatgcTTCATGTAggtatgtttttatttgatccatttaaataaatatgtgtCATGCTGATATTATTCATATTCAGCCCATTGATACTAGGTGAATCAATTGACTTTAGTTAGTATGAGTATTGGTTTTAGAAGAGACCGTTTGTGAGAGAATTTGATCTCATAATTTTAGCAGAATGCCGTGAAGGTGTCTGTCGCAAATTTCAAGGGTTTTTAAAAGTTgataatttgtttaataaaccgagaatagtaattaagatatttttaattgGTGTGTGGTGTGACCAATTCCTTGGTTGAATGTTGatacttttataaaataacgAAGCCCGTAAATTTACAGctaattttccttttttgagatttgttttaatttttgattttgagcAGTTGTTCATAAAAATCGGGAATGAAAACATAATCACATGACCCTacgaattttttatattataaatctaAGTCACTCTCTATTTCAGTGTTGTTTAGCACAATAGTTTAAAAACCTGCCCGCCAGAACAGAATCGTAGCCTgaataacataatatttttctaatttccATAAGGAGAATCCAAGTTAGCACTTtgacaaataaagaaaataatccAATTTAGACGTTCAATATCATTAACTATTTGAACAAtgaaataaatttgaatttaacaTTAAGAATTAACAGCCTTATTATCATTTGTCAATTGTCCATTTAATTACAGATTCTTTATTTTTGTGTAAGtaacaaaaaattatgaaaattgttaaatttaatattagggAGTAATTTTTGTGTAATAATgattagaaaataattttaatgaacATTAAACTTAAGATATTATAAATCTGATTTAATATATAGTGAATCTCTCTTTTTGAAGAaactaaaatgaataaaataaaatagaataataacaaaaaaattaaaagagcaAAACGACAGAATGTctaattaaataacataatcGCAACAAGTGGGTACAAAAAGACAGACTCCAAGGCCCATAAGTGCATACTCACTGAAAActgaatttgtttttaaacagaatttatttttaaacttaaagtaaaaagtaaaaatagaaacTGTAAATAAAATCTCACAGGAGTCGGCAAAAACTCCTATATAAAGTGGCAGTTAAGAGCTCCATTTCAAACCAgaggaagaaaataaaataaaacacacacacacacaaattaAACACCAAAGCAAAGCAAGAGAGAGATGGGAAAATGGGCAATTGCTTTGCATGGAGGCGCTGGCGTGGACCCTAACCTGCCCCTGCACAGACAGGAAGAGGCTAAACAACTCCTTGCTCGCTGCCTTAATCTCGGCATCTCTGCTCTTCGCTCTAATCTCCCTGCCATTGATGTCGTTGAGCTCGTTGTACGTTCACTCTTTCTATATGTCCGATTATTTCTCCACTAACTCTCCCTTGTTGATGCgcttttttctttatttgcaTTTTAGTAACGCATTTTGACACACTGACATGAAAATTAAACCTTCGATTAACTgtagtttcatttttaattaatgtaaTTCTCACAGATTTCCTGTGGTTAAATTCTTGTTTATAGTTTATACAATATGTTTGGTTAAACTTATTCATTATTGAATGAATCACGTAAACTTTTTGGGGGATCTCTCGTGAAATAATGAATTGCTTCTTCTGTGTTCGAttatatttgtcattttaaatacttaattaactaattttggTGATTGATAGGTGAGAGAGCTAgaaagtgatcctttattcaaTTCAGGGCGTGGATCAGCACTAACGGAGAAAGGAACGGTGGAAATGGAAGCCAGTATCATGGATGGGCCCAAGAGAAGATGCGGCGCCGTATCGGGTTTAACCACGGTTAAAAACCCTATTTCTCTCGCCAGACTTGTCATGGACAAATCTCCCCATTCCTACCTTGCCTTTTCTGGCGCAGAAGATTTCGCCAAGCAACAGGTTATATTTACTCCTCACAGCCCTCGCCCacgttttcaaatttttaaaacagaaaTGTCAATTTGACTTTTTTAACTAATTACAGTCCAGTTTCTACCGGTACGGTTAATGATTTTCGGTAGAGGTTCGGTTTTCTAAATTTGCATGCACGTGCCAAATCTAGCAGACGAGGGAcaaacagaaaaataaattaacgaAATGCCtgacaataattattttatcacgACAGGGCGTTGAGTTGGTGGACAATGAATATTTTATTACCCAAGAAAATATCGGAACTTTGAAATTAGCTAAGGAAGCAAACTCCATATTGGTAAGTGGCATCTCCATAAACTCTTTTATTGAAGATAGAACtagaaaacaatttttttggTGGGGCCGGAATCTTATTAACATGTCGGTACGAATCCAGTTTGATTATAGGATTCCTTTAGAGACCTGCAGCGCTGAGGCAGCCGCCGCAATGGAAAATCCCCTGCAAATGAACGGCCTGCCGATCAGCATCTATGCGCCGGAGACTGTAGGCTGCGTGGTGGTGGACAGCCAGGGTAGATGCGCAGCTGCCACATCAACAGGTGGACTCATGAACAAAATGACGGGTCGTATTGGCGACTCGCCCCTGATTGGGGCCGGTACCTACGCGTGTGATCTTTGCGGAGTTTCATGCACAGGGGAAGGCGAGGCCATAATCCGAGGGACGCTAGCGCGTGATGTGGCGGCTGTGATGGAATATAAAGGGTTGGGATTGCAAGAGGCTGTAGATTTTGTGATAAATGAAAGGCTGGATGAAGGGTATGCTGGGCTCATAGCTGTTTCTAAAGATGGAGAGGTGGCTTGCAAGTTCAATTGTAATGGTATGTTTAGAGGATGTGCTACTGAAGATGGGTATATGGAAGTTGGCATTTGGGATTAAGTCTCTCTTCACTTTCCTTGCTTTGGTGTTGCCAGTTGTGTGTAATATGTGACCACTCTCCTCAATTtagtgaaatttaaataaaatttagattGTAGTGATTTAGAAAACAATAATTGTTTAACTCTATAAATCTTTATTGCAAGTCCCCAGTTTGACATTAAAAAATATCACCAACATAACATAActtattgtttgtttttattgctaaaaagatgtcACATACATGTAAGAAATATAATCTTACTATCTATTCTACTAGTCTTGCTTATGTTGGGGTCTGATCCTTGCTCTTGCCGACGATGGCTTCTTTAGCAGACTTGACTGTATTTGACACTGCAGCAGCTGTTTTAGCCAAGACTCCAGGATTTTCATTCTTGTCGCGATTCAGGTGAACCACCCCAACTTTCTCCTTGCTGTCGGGTTCATCCGGCCCTGCTGCTGACCGGTAATCAACCGTCTCCACTTTGGTTTCCACAGCGCCTTCTTCGTTCACCCTTTCACTTCCCTGTCAAATTCAACAAAATAtcattaacattttaaacttattAAACTAACCCTTAAATGTAAAAATCTAGAAATGAAACAATGGATCACTACTTCTGTATTCATGCTGAAACTTATCAAGAAACCTCGCACCGCTTGCTCCTTTAAGAATTGAAAAACCTATAACCTAAACACATCAATACCtttacatatttatatataagaaaaaaatcttTTGGTTGGTAGTAGCAGGTTAAGACACGTATCATAATTGTGTGGTGGCTGTTCCTGCTTTGCTTCACGGCTGAGAGCCTACAGCTGCTCGACACGTCATAAGTTATGGTCTCTTTAAACTGTTAAGCTGTGAAGTGTCGGTAACCATTTGTTAAAAAAGCTATAGATTGATaacaatttcataattttttataattcggtaATTATTTAATAGAATACTATTATTTGGTTATCtaaaaggcctaatgtcttaaaaaactccgaccttttagccccttttcaatcataccttgacgttgaaaatttgtcaattttaccctattttatatttttgtgtttcagttgtaccctgaaaaattaaattaacgtcttttacgtttgaaaatttgtttaaaacattctccatatctcgcatatattgattgtatatttttaaaatttatttaaatttagttaaattaattaagaatttaaattagtgttaattagtttttaaaaataaaggacttatttatacttttttgaataaaaaagaatttaattttatgtttagacttaattaattgaatgatttcatcatttaagtaaaaaaattaacaaaaattaaaatattggggtacaattgaaaacggaaaattgaaaagtgggtaaaattgataaattttcaacgtcgatgtggaattgaaaaaaagtttaaaggtgaggggtttttgagtgattaggccaattaaaatatatttaacccCATTTACAATTAGGCCAAATCAGATAATATCTAGATACTTTTTGTTAATGGTTCATTCGTCCAGTTTGTATAaatgtatatttcaaaaaatagaaattaattaattcacttTTCGATTGACACgacaaacgatacaaaagataattaaaaatgttGGGTCATATTACTCTTTACTCTTTAGCAAATGAGAGAAGAATACAGCCTATACGCAACAAAAAGATTTGGCCAGAAAATACAAATCAATTTTGAATAAACTATAACTTGAGAAAAACAAATTCTTCAACTGCTGGTATTTCCCCAATTCTTTTCAATGCTTCCTTGTTGGGTTCCTCATCCACACCGATGGTCATGACCGCCTGTTTTCTCGGAGCAGTCCGACCAACAGTCATGAAACTCACATTTACATTCTCTTCACCTAAGATGCTCCCAACTTTTCCGATCATACCAGGCTGATCAACTTGCCGGCAGAGAATTAGACTGCCTTCCATACTCACATCAACACTGAATGTTCCCACCATAGTAAGATGAGGCTTCCCGTCTTTTACTCTTCCCTCCACTCTAATCTCTCCGGACTCCGAAATTGCACTCCCAAATTTAGACTCTACATTGGCAATTTGAACCTGGATATACTCCAGTGGCTTCTCCGGCGAACCGTCTAACACAATGCGCTCCTCTGCTATCTTTATTCCTCTCTGTTTAGCGATGAAGTCAGAATTCACCAAGTTTATAAAAACATTAGAGATAGGCTCAATCAAACCCTTAATAATCATGGCTCGAAGCAGTCTTGTATCGAGATCATCCGGACCTCTTGTAGAAGCATAAGCCACCTTCACTGATTGTACACCGCTTCCACCTGCAACTAGTTGAACAGCTAGCCTTCCAAGTTTTTCTGCAAGACCAACATATGCTGCCAATTCTAAAAGCACCTGCAATTCCATTGTAGTCAGAACATTTACAAGAAGTTCTATCAAATTActcaatttcaaataattacACTAAAAATGGAGAgtgaaaaaaattccaaatttctCTTATATAGATGAAATGCATAAATTTTAGTAAAAGTATAGTGAAGATATAATACCTGAGCAGGAACCATGGGTGCATTCACTGCAGTAGCAGCAAGCTCTCCTCTCAAAGCCCCAATAACAGCTTCTGCTACTTCTATGGCTACACCTTCCTAATCAAAATCCAGCATTTTCAAGCAAGAAAGTGATAAAATATTGAAAGTAAATAAAACATGGTCTAGTTTATAACTTTTCGCGGTGTAAAATTGATCAATAGTTTAGGACAAATATAAATGCTACAGTCAATAATGCTAAATATGAcatttacttaaataataactaaatgtttataatttgagatataaaaatttcatatagtatttggaacggagggagtagttgTTCAGCACACCTGTGCCTCGGTGGTGCTAGCACCAAGATGAGGAGTTGCAATCACATTTTCATGTAGCACCAACTTGCTGTCTTGTGGTGGAGGCTCTTCTATGAATACATCAAGAGCAGCCTGAATACACAAATCACCAGACAAATTTAGAACGAGGCCAAAAGATGAGTTAGctctaaaaagaaacaataacCTGAGCAACAATCCCAGAATCCAGAGCTCTGACTAGAGAATCCTCATCAATAACACCACCACGAGCAACATTAACAATCCTGACTCCTTTTTTCATCTTTGAAAAAGTGTCATCGTTGAACATTTTTGATGTAGCAGGAGTAAGTGGCATATGCAATGAGATAAAGTCTGCTATTGATATGGCTTTATCAAAACTTGATAATTCTACCCCAATTGCTCTTGCCCTGTCCACAGGAGCATATGGATCGTGCGCAATAACATGCATTCCGAGACCCTTTGCTCGCCGAGCTACTTCTGATCCAACCTTTCCGAACCCTATAACAGCTAATGTTTTCCCTACAAGCGACACACCTACATATTTGCTTCTCAGCCACTTCCCTGAACAGATAAGGAACCATATACATTTAATTTGACAATGCACATTACATGTTTTGAATGAATGCCTGAACAAAACTTGAAAAGGCAAAATTACAAACCAGCTTTAATAGACGCGTCAGCTTGCGCTATATTTCTGGCCATAGCAGTGAGCAAAGCAACCCCATGTTCTGCAGCTGCAATTGTATTAGCCGTAGGCGCATTGACCACTAAACACCCATGTTCAGTGGCGGCGGATAAGTCGACATTATCAATTCCAACACCAGCACGACCAACAACCTTAAGTCTTCCACCGGAATGTTCAAACACTTCGCGGGTAACTTTCGTTCCACTCCTCACAATTAACGCGTCACAGAGCGATATTTTAGTGCATAGTTCCTCTGAGGTGAGGTTGTAAGAGCAGTCAACATTGGCATATGTTCTGAGAAAATCGAGGCCTGCTTCCCCGAGTTTCTCAGCCACAAGAACGGTAGGCTTTGCATCCATCATGGCGGCGTGGACGGTGAATTTTTGTGTGGTGCCATTTTGGCCGCGATGAAAGTGAGTGGGGATGAGAGTTGAGGAGAGAGAGAGTTTCCATGAGAGTTTGATCGGAGTGAAGATGATGTTGGCCGCCATGTAATCTGACGGCAATTCTCTTCTTTGTTAGCCTCTCTTCTCCTCTTTGCCTTGAGTATTACAGATTGACTGAAGTTGAGTTCTGCTGCCAAGTCAGCAATAAAGATTTGACTGACAGATTTGGCAGGAAATTGCCTAACTTTAGCATCTGCCTGCCCAGCCAATCAAAATTTGAGTTGGATAAATTGATAGCACAGTATACTGATAATGGAATTGGAAGGGAGCTCGAGTGTAGGGATGGTAGAATAATTTACCAAAATTGGGACATTTAATTTGGTGGATGTGGCTCTCTCTGCTCTGATATTTGGTTCAACATATAAGTTATCATGTGGTGATTATGAACCAATGTTTCAAAGTTTTCTACATATCCTACTGACTGAATTATGTGATATGTGGACAGGAGCTGTTTTGTTCCTTTGTCAAATAAATCAAGTATTTTCTTTACCCAGCATTACCTTACTTTTAAGTATTAAGagtatttatttcattttaaaacgtatttaaaacaaataataaaatatcttaACCATCTTTATTGTTGAAAGGTCTTCAAAATATCTTCGATTCAAGATatattgaattttataattCGCTTTGCCGATAAATTTTATtctagtaaaaataaaaatgataaagagttgactctttattattatatattttaggaaATCAAAGCAATATAAAAACAAATGGCTACcgtaaatagaaaaaataaaccattaacaataaacaaataaaaggtTTGCACGTAGAGGTTGAATCTGATAgcataattttagtttttaatatttcaaagtCAGTTTGCAATTTTTTGTTAGGTTAATGGGTTTATCACCTGcaaaaaaatactccctccgtcccgtaaagatagaaaaaataccaCCTTTTTTTatcccataaaaataaaaaagtggaattaattaaatcaaaaattatcaaaatacccttACATgtttatcataaaacattaaatgcatattttggGAAGATAAATAAATGAGTTGTAAGTGTTACAATTAGTAAAGTGTCTTTGAAAAATGtatataactaattaattacaaagggtaatttagacaaattatcacaagttacctataaataagacttatccccttaaaatccccccaccttttactcccaattcgtttgcaccctcacgttgtaaaaccaccaaatatacccaaattacgacctttcactttcaattgtaccctcaagTATTAagttgacctctttttatttgaaaaatgttcaaatcaatactttaaattttagcatatattttaaaataggacttaatattttatttaaaacaaaaataaacttattttttcaagtgaaaagagatcaatttaatgattgagggtacaattgaaagtgaaatatcgtaatttgagtatatttggtggttttgcaacgtgagggtgcaaatgaattaggggtaaaaggtgaggggtttttaagagGATAAGcctataaataactactttcttaattcttgtaaaatggatgctttttctatctttacgggacggagggagtatgtttTAAAGAATGTGTCAATTAATTATgcattttataaactatttattatgTAAAACTAATGTAAATAATTGAgagaaattaatttaaaacatgaaaaaaataatgCTATTTAATATtggaaaatttgtaaaaataaccTATAAccggttttttttaaaaagaaaactcACTTAACacctaatttatttttctttagcACTTAAAAGTTTACACTTTATCTATTCTGTAGCAAATGTAtcattgatataatttttttaaattatccgATATGTAtcaatagtttatttttttataaacaaaaagaaaggggaaaaattgagtttttagataaaaagaaaatttatggGCTTAGAGCATATTGTTTTAAGAGGTAGTTTTTTGGTTAATTcattaatgtttataaaatatttaaattaaaaaactaaaattaattttttttaaaatttatatatatagtgatatttattttataaaaattagaatattataattaaaggtGCTTctataaaatgtaaatttgCCACTAGCTACTAAAGGAAgcaaaatttttattttctaattctgattttgaaatgcttataaattgttttattttatctcAAATTTTGCTATATGATACTCTttccggttcataatatttgttgcATTTGACTTTGCCACcagaactaaaaaaataattatattttaatttgtatacacttttactaaatcaaCCACATATTGAAACTTTTTACACTATgactactatttttatttgtttattacattcttttaataaattaatggagaatcaatatgaaaaatagcaattaatactCTCTTGATATTATAAAGTCTGACAGATATTATAGaccaaattattttatcaaatgcgataaatattatagaTCATAGGGAGAAACAAATTAACATCTTATAACTA
This region of Mercurialis annua linkage group LG1-X, ddMerAnnu1.2, whole genome shotgun sequence genomic DNA includes:
- the LOC126661368 gene encoding probable isoaspartyl peptidase/L-asparaginase 2, with protein sequence MGKWAIALHGGAGVDPNLPLHRQEEAKQLLARCLNLGISALRSNLPAIDVVELVVRELESDPLFNSGRGSALTEKGTVEMEASIMDGPKRRCGAVSGLTTVKNPISLARLVMDKSPHSYLAFSGAEDFAKQQGVELVDNEYFITQENIGTLKLAKEANSILFDYRIPLETCSAEAAAAMENPLQMNGLPISIYAPETVGCVVVDSQGRCAAATSTGGLMNKMTGRIGDSPLIGAGTYACDLCGVSCTGEGEAIIRGTLARDVAAVMEYKGLGLQEAVDFVINERLDEGYAGLIAVSKDGEVACKFNCNGMFRGCATEDGYMEVGIWD
- the LOC126664853 gene encoding D-3-phosphoglycerate dehydrogenase 3, chloroplastic-like codes for the protein MAANIIFTPIKLSWKLSLSSTLIPTHFHRGQNGTTQKFTVHAAMMDAKPTVLVAEKLGEAGLDFLRTYANVDCSYNLTSEELCTKISLCDALIVRSGTKVTREVFEHSGGRLKVVGRAGVGIDNVDLSAATEHGCLVVNAPTANTIAAAEHGVALLTAMARNIAQADASIKAGKWLRSKYVGVSLVGKTLAVIGFGKVGSEVARRAKGLGMHVIAHDPYAPVDRARAIGVELSSFDKAISIADFISLHMPLTPATSKMFNDDTFSKMKKGVRIVNVARGGVIDEDSLVRALDSGIVAQAALDVFIEEPPPQDSKLVLHENVIATPHLGASTTEAQEGVAIEVAEAVIGALRGELAATAVNAPMVPAQVLLELAAYVGLAEKLGRLAVQLVAGGSGVQSVKVAYASTRGPDDLDTRLLRAMIIKGLIEPISNVFINLVNSDFIAKQRGIKIAEERIVLDGSPEKPLEYIQVQIANVESKFGSAISESGEIRVEGRVKDGKPHLTMVGTFSVDVSMEGSLILCRQVDQPGMIGKVGSILGEENVNVSFMTVGRTAPRKQAVMTIGVDEEPNKEALKRIGEIPAVEEFVFLKL